The Nocardia vinacea genome contains the following window.
TTCTCGCCTCGGCGAGCACCTCGGAGACCGGCATCCCGTCCAGCGCCACCCCGGCCCCGCGCGGCATGAACTGGTCGCCGTGCACCCGCACGGAGGTGGCGAAATCGGTGATGCCGATCGGCAGATCCCGCACCGGCATGCCGAAGGCATCCAGCGAGAGCGCGGCGACCTCCGGAATACCGTCGGTCTCGTCCAATCGTTCGGCGATCGCCAGCGCCAGATCGGCATCCGGATCGGGCCCGAGCACTACCTCGGTCCCCGCCCACCAGCAGCCGAGCAGCACCGCAGCGGTCTGCCAGTGCGCGGGCAGCAGCACCGCGACGCGCGCACCCGGGCTCAGCCCGAATTCGTCGCGGATCAGATTGGCGGTCTTGGCCGCCCAGTTCGCCAGAGTCAGCCCGGAGAGTTCGATCCGGGCGCCGGTGGCATCGTCGTAGTAGGTGACGCGCGGACCAGCCGGGTCGCGCTCGAGGATCGGATCGAGTACCGCCTCGGTGAGTGTCAGCACGTGGTCGTGGTCACGCATCGGTCAATTCACGCATGGTCAATTCACGCATTTCGGTCCGTTCTGGCCTGCGTCGATCGGTGGAGCCGGCGGTACGGGCGTAGCGGTGCTCGACGTTCCGGAGAAGTCGAACATGCTGCCCGCGGTCGAGCCCGGACCAGAATAGTCGCTTGCCAGCACGACGCTGACCGAATCCGGGGACAACGTGCTGTCCGCAATGACTGTAAGCCCGCCGAGCGCCTTCGCTACCGCCTTGGCCTTCGGATTCGAGGTATCCATCGCGAGCACTCGACTGCTGGTGACGCTGGGCCCGGTGTAGTTGCCGACCAATCCCTCCTGGAATCCCTTGGCCGTCAGCGCCTGTGCCACCTGTCCCGCGAGCCCGCCGATCCCACTCGCATTGAACACACTGACGCTCACCGATGCCGGATCGATCGTCGGTTCGGCATGATCCTCCGACTTGCCGTCGACCAGCGACGCCACATACGACTTCACCGCTTTCGAATCCACCCGCACGACCGATTCACCATCGCTGGTCGTGTCGTTGAGATCGGCGACCGGAATCGTTTCGAAGCTGACCTGACCACCCGAAAGATCCTTCAGCTGTTGCAGAAACGCCAGTACGTCCCAATCGTCGTCCAGCACGACGGTGCGACCGACCGCATCGCTGAGATTCTGCAACTTGCCCGGATTGCTCAGTGTCTTGGCGCTGAGCACCTGGCCGACCAACCGCGCCATGAAGACCTGCTGGCGCACGATCCGGTCCAGATCGCCGCGCGGCAGATCATGGCGCTGGCGCACGAAGCTCAAAGCCTGTGGGCCGTCGAGCTTCTGGCGACCCGCCCGGAAGTCGGCGCCGGACATCCATTCGTCCACGGGATTGTTCAGGCAGACATCGACTCCGCCGACCGCATCGGTCAACAGCACGAACCCGAGCAAACTGACCTCGGCGTAGTGGTCGACCGTAATGCCGGTGAGATTGGCCACTGTCTTGATCAGCGCCTGGCGCCCAGCCTGCGTGGACTGCTTGTCCGCGTCGGACTCCGAGACGCCGTGGTTGATCAGCTCGAGGCGCTGAGCCTCTTTGGTCGCGCCGTAGGCCGAGTTGATCTTGCCCTTGCCGATCCGCGGAATGTCGACATAAGAGTCGCGCGGAATGGAGATGGCGGTGGCGGAGCGGCCGTCGTTCGGGACGCGAACCAGCAGGATGGTGTCGGTATTGGTGCCGACCTCATCGCCCGCGTGCAACATAGCGCGCTCATTGCTGCTGAGCGGATTACCGTGCGCATCGGTGCGGCTATCCACACCGACCAACAGGATGTCGACCGCGCCGTCGCTGCCGCCGCCGAGGCCGAGGCCGCCGATGCGTTCGATATTCGAAATCAGCGAGTCGACGCTGTGCCAGGCAAATCCGGTGATGAGCAGTACCAGCACCGCCCCGACCGCGACGAACGCGCGCAGCGGACCCAGGCCGCTCCCGGCTGC
Protein-coding sequences here:
- a CDS encoding TIGR03089 family protein, yielding MRDHDHVLTLTEAVLDPILERDPAGPRVTYYDDATGARIELSGLTLANWAAKTANLIRDEFGLSPGARVAVLLPAHWQTAAVLLGCWWAGTEVVLGPDPDADLALAIAERLDETDGIPEVAALSLDAFGMPVRDLPIGITDFATSVRVHGDQFMPRGAGVALDGMPVSEVLAEARKSAVLQGFSEGDRVLSSTSWDTAAELIDGFVSVLVAGASLVQVVNPDPALRERRIESERVTAQRG
- a CDS encoding LCP family protein yields the protein MGPLRAFVAVGAVLVLLITGFAWHSVDSLISNIERIGGLGLGGGSDGAVDILLVGVDSRTDAHGNPLSSNERAMLHAGDEVGTNTDTILLVRVPNDGRSATAISIPRDSYVDIPRIGKGKINSAYGATKEAQRLELINHGVSESDADKQSTQAGRQALIKTVANLTGITVDHYAEVSLLGFVLLTDAVGGVDVCLNNPVDEWMSGADFRAGRQKLDGPQALSFVRQRHDLPRGDLDRIVRQQVFMARLVGQVLSAKTLSNPGKLQNLSDAVGRTVVLDDDWDVLAFLQQLKDLSGGQVSFETIPVADLNDTTSDGESVVRVDSKAVKSYVASLVDGKSEDHAEPTIDPASVSVSVFNASGIGGLAGQVAQALTAKGFQEGLVGNYTGPSVTSSRVLAMDTSNPKAKAVAKALGGLTVIADSTLSPDSVSVVLASDYSGPGSTAGSMFDFSGTSSTATPVPPAPPIDAGQNGPKCVN